Proteins encoded by one window of Nicotiana tabacum cultivar K326 chromosome 10, ASM71507v2, whole genome shotgun sequence:
- the LOC142165450 gene encoding uncharacterized protein LOC142165450 — protein METPHHWPSLCYKIERLKPVQTWRQIQWHPPPHGKVKINTDGSYIKESGKASIGGNNRDEEGNCIMAFAMWIDCDSHNMAEARATEFGGKWCNQFGFTNFVLELDSNIIVIMVNQDGNKNMKLKMVVERITSLVQYANATVHHCFREDNQVADALAKTASISGTNLI, from the coding sequence ATGGAGACCCCACACCACTGGCCTTCCCTTTGCTACAAAATTGAAAGATTGAAACCTGTCCAAACATGGAGGCAAATTCAGTGGCATCCTCCGCCCCATGGCAAGGTCAAAATTAACACAGATGGAAGTTACATCAAGGAAAGTGGGAAAGCTAGTATAGGAGGAAACAACAGAGACGAGGAGGGAAATTGTATCATGGCATTCGCAATGTGGATTGACTGTGACAGTCATAACATGGCTGAAGCTCGAGCTACTGAGTTCGGAGGAAAATGGTGTAACCAGTTCGGTTTCACTAATTTTGTTCTCGAACTTGACTCAAATATCATAGTAATCATGGTCAATCAAGATGGAAACAAGAACATGAAGCTAAAGATGGTGGTGGAGAGAATTACAAGTTTGGTCCAGTATGCAAATGCAACAGTCCATCACTGTTTTAGAGAAGACAATCAGGTTGCTGATGCTTTAGCCAAAACAGCCTCCATCTCTGGCACAAATTTGATTTGA